A single Natranaerobius thermophilus JW/NM-WN-LF DNA region contains:
- a CDS encoding shikimate 5-dehydrogenase, translated as MDKFAFIIHPIYHSDIIKKFPFLKALPENILEKTFGRLPPFKVSNIEGVESPHNQIEGCFVACPLSSNQILNLPQDYVIKKIIKAGKKAEELGAQVVGLGALTSVVGDAGVTVAKNLNIPVTTGNSYTVATAIEGVKSACQMMDFDHSEAHVAVLGASGSIGKVIAKKFARESRWLTLLGRDKDKLETVSKEIYNESGMAAKVTNQIKKNISEADIVFAVTGAADAVISGEELKPGAIVCDVARPRDVSWRVAQSRDDVLVIEGGIVEIPGDVEFNFNFGFPPKTAYACMAETMILALEKKYESFSLGRDLSLDKVEQISRLAEKHNFRLAGFRSFEKAVSKETVDQIKQNAMRKRIKFSTSKV; from the coding sequence ATGGATAAATTTGCATTCATAATCCATCCCATTTATCATAGTGATATTATTAAAAAATTTCCTTTTTTAAAAGCTTTACCAGAAAATATTTTAGAAAAAACTTTTGGTCGTTTACCTCCCTTCAAAGTTTCGAATATTGAAGGTGTAGAAAGTCCTCATAATCAAATTGAAGGTTGTTTTGTCGCGTGTCCACTTTCAAGTAATCAGATTTTGAACTTACCCCAAGATTATGTGATAAAAAAGATCATTAAAGCTGGTAAAAAGGCTGAAGAACTTGGAGCTCAAGTGGTTGGTCTAGGAGCATTGACATCTGTTGTCGGAGATGCAGGGGTAACAGTGGCAAAAAACTTGAATATTCCAGTGACTACAGGGAATAGTTATACTGTGGCGACAGCAATAGAAGGCGTTAAAAGTGCTTGTCAGATGATGGACTTTGACCACAGTGAAGCACATGTAGCTGTTCTTGGTGCCAGTGGGTCTATTGGAAAAGTGATTGCTAAGAAATTTGCCCGTGAATCCCGTTGGCTAACATTACTGGGAAGGGATAAAGACAAACTTGAGACTGTTTCAAAAGAGATTTACAATGAATCTGGTATGGCCGCAAAAGTTACCAACCAAATTAAGAAAAATATTTCGGAAGCTGACATAGTTTTTGCAGTCACAGGAGCTGCTGATGCTGTAATTTCTGGTGAAGAGTTAAAACCAGGAGCTATAGTTTGTGATGTTGCCCGACCTAGAGATGTTTCCTGGAGAGTTGCTCAAAGTCGCGATGATGTTTTAGTAATTGAAGGTGGAATTGTAGAAATCCCTGGTGATGTAGAATTCAATTTTAACTTTGGTTTCCCACCTAAAACGGCGTACGCCTGTATGGCCGAAACCATGATTTTAGCCCTTGAGAAAAAATATGAAAGCTTTAGTTTAGGCAGAGACTTAAGTTTAGATAAAGTAGAACAAATTAGTAGATTGGCTGAAAAACACAATTTTAGGCTTGCAGGTTTTAGAAGTTTCGAAAAAGCAGTGAGTAAAGAAACTGTAGATCAAATTAAACAAAATGCTATGCGAAAAAGAATAAAGTTTTCAACTTCAAAAGTTTGA
- a CDS encoding potassium channel family protein yields the protein MAKKKQFAILGLGRFGSSVAYTLTNMGYDVLAVDSNEERVEEVSKEVTHAVQANVTSEKNLQALGIRNFDVVIVAIGEDIQASIMATILVKDMGVEHVVVKSQDKMHGEVLKRIGADRVIFPEWDMGCRVAHNLATTNILDYIELSPEYSLAEVSVPTKMVGKTPQELDLRAKYGVTVLAIKRGNDINISPKANAQFHKSDVLIVVGKQGDINRLEELNS from the coding sequence ATGGCAAAGAAAAAGCAATTTGCTATTCTAGGATTGGGAAGGTTCGGATCTAGTGTAGCTTATACTCTTACTAATATGGGATACGATGTTCTAGCTGTAGACTCAAATGAGGAAAGAGTAGAAGAAGTTTCTAAAGAAGTTACTCACGCAGTTCAAGCCAATGTAACCTCAGAGAAGAACTTGCAGGCCTTAGGTATTAGGAACTTTGATGTAGTAATAGTTGCCATTGGTGAAGATATCCAGGCCAGCATTATGGCTACAATTTTGGTGAAAGACATGGGTGTGGAACATGTGGTGGTCAAATCTCAGGATAAAATGCACGGAGAAGTCTTAAAGAGAATCGGAGCGGATAGAGTAATTTTCCCCGAATGGGATATGGGTTGCCGTGTCGCCCATAACTTGGCGACTACAAATATATTAGACTATATCGAACTATCACCTGAGTATTCCCTAGCAGAAGTTTCTGTACCCACAAAAATGGTGGGTAAAACTCCACAAGAACTAGACTTAAGAGCTAAATATGGTGTAACGGTCTTAGCTATTAAGAGGGGTAACGATATTAATATTTCTCCCAAAGCAAATGCGCAGTTTCATAAAAGTGATGTCTTAATCGTAGTAGGGAAACAGGGTGACATTAATCGCTTGGAAGAGTTAAATAGTTAA
- a CDS encoding gamma carbonic anhydrase family protein: MLHEFKGKYPDISEDVFVADGTQIIGDVTIAEGASVWFNSVIRADLDIVEIGRKTNIQDGSICHVDTNEPLKVGDYVTVGHGAILHGCTIANNTLIGMGATVLNGATVGENCIIGAGTLIPEGKEIPPNSLVVGVPGKVVRELSQEEANNLKNHAEEYHKKAMKYLEQ, translated from the coding sequence ATGCTGCATGAATTTAAAGGGAAATATCCTGATATATCTGAAGATGTTTTTGTAGCAGATGGCACCCAAATTATTGGTGATGTAACTATTGCTGAAGGCGCTAGTGTTTGGTTTAATTCAGTCATCAGAGCGGATTTGGATATTGTCGAAATTGGCAGAAAAACTAATATCCAAGACGGGTCTATTTGTCATGTAGACACAAATGAACCTTTAAAAGTTGGAGATTATGTTACAGTTGGTCATGGAGCTATTCTACACGGATGTACAATTGCTAACAATACTTTGATAGGGATGGGTGCTACTGTTCTTAACGGTGCGACTGTTGGCGAAAATTGTATAATAGGTGCTGGAACGCTAATTCCCGAAGGTAAAGAAATACCTCCAAATAGTTTGGTGGTTGGAGTGCCTGGTAAAGTCGTTAGAGAACTTTCCCAGGAAGAGGCCAATAATTTAAAAAATCACGCTGAAGAATATCATAAAAAGGCTATGAAATATCTTGAACAATAA
- the greA gene encoding transcription elongation factor GreA produces the protein MASREVSNNGKEVVLTRGGYEELEEELEHLKTVRRKEVAERIKTAISFGDISENSEYDDAKNEQAFIEGRIITLEKMLRNAKIVDKDETDNKVVSIGNTVVLKDLEYDEEVEYTIVGSAESNPTDQKISNESPVGEAIIGKKVGEVVEVKVPAGVIEYEIVDIN, from the coding sequence ATGGCTAGTAGAGAAGTATCTAATAATGGTAAAGAAGTAGTTTTAACTCGCGGAGGGTACGAAGAGTTAGAAGAAGAATTAGAGCATTTAAAAACAGTAAGAAGAAAAGAAGTAGCTGAAAGAATAAAAACGGCCATTTCTTTTGGTGATATTAGCGAAAACAGTGAGTATGATGATGCAAAAAATGAACAGGCATTCATTGAAGGAAGAATTATTACTTTGGAAAAAATGCTTAGAAATGCTAAAATTGTAGATAAAGACGAAACGGATAATAAAGTTGTCTCAATCGGTAATACAGTTGTCTTAAAGGACCTTGAATACGATGAAGAAGTTGAATACACCATCGTTGGCTCCGCTGAGTCTAATCCTACAGATCAAAAAATATCAAATGAATCACCGGTGGGAGAAGCTATTATTGGAAAAAAAGTTGGTGAAGTTGTTGAAGTAAAAGTGCCAGCAGGTGTAATAGAATATGAAATAGTTGATATTAACTAA
- a CDS encoding aspartate aminotransferase family protein, producing the protein MELINIDETLEMTRQELRTKHNNYLNPGFMKMLSLLGFDKKFVRAEGTKVWDDNGIEYLDFLGGYGSLNLGHNPEEVFNALDKIKGSPNILQAAPGTFNAALAENLAAITPGNLQHSFFCNSGAEAVEGAVKLARRATGKSKVISAKGSFHGKTMGSLSVSGRDKFKAGYFPLVPECTQIPYGDDEALREEIDENTAAVILEPVMGEGGVIVPPEGYLSTVSEICSQNNIVFILDEIQTGLGRTGKMLACEWEQITPDIICFAKSLGGGVFPIGAFITTPELWNKAYGRMEEALMHTSTFGGNALATGASIATINSILDNNLPERANEHGEYFINSLKQLDDKHDMIKEVRGQGLLIGIEFNSPEKSVLNKLSKGMLEKVSQEYTGAFVAEKLQNEYQVLTAFTLNNPNVIRLEPPLIVDKEQIDYVVDSLDKLLDHHGDFFKLAFSSGKKAVSSFFKRD; encoded by the coding sequence ATGGAGTTAATTAATATTGATGAAACTTTAGAAATGACAAGACAAGAACTGCGTACGAAACATAATAACTATTTAAATCCGGGATTTATGAAGATGCTAAGCTTACTAGGTTTTGATAAAAAATTTGTCAGGGCTGAAGGTACTAAAGTATGGGATGATAATGGTATAGAATATTTAGACTTTTTGGGCGGATATGGTTCTTTAAATTTGGGACATAATCCTGAAGAAGTGTTTAATGCTCTAGACAAAATAAAAGGTTCACCGAACATTTTACAGGCTGCTCCCGGGACATTTAATGCAGCTTTAGCAGAAAACCTGGCTGCTATAACACCAGGTAATTTACAGCATTCCTTTTTTTGCAACAGTGGAGCTGAGGCAGTTGAAGGAGCGGTGAAACTTGCACGAAGAGCAACTGGCAAATCAAAGGTTATTTCAGCCAAGGGATCATTTCATGGAAAGACCATGGGTTCTTTATCTGTATCCGGTAGAGATAAATTTAAAGCAGGGTATTTCCCTTTAGTCCCTGAATGTACTCAAATACCCTATGGTGATGATGAAGCCCTACGAGAAGAAATCGATGAAAATACAGCGGCCGTTATTTTAGAACCTGTTATGGGTGAAGGAGGTGTAATAGTTCCTCCTGAGGGTTATTTATCAACTGTTAGTGAAATTTGTAGTCAAAACAATATTGTTTTCATTTTAGATGAAATTCAAACAGGTTTGGGTAGAACTGGTAAAATGCTGGCATGCGAATGGGAGCAAATAACTCCCGACATAATTTGTTTTGCAAAATCCTTGGGCGGTGGCGTGTTTCCCATTGGTGCCTTTATTACTACTCCTGAACTGTGGAATAAGGCCTATGGTAGAATGGAAGAAGCCCTGATGCATACATCAACATTTGGCGGTAATGCCTTAGCTACTGGCGCTTCAATAGCGACAATCAACTCTATTTTGGATAACAACTTGCCCGAACGTGCAAATGAACATGGTGAATACTTTATAAACTCTTTGAAACAGCTAGATGATAAACACGACATGATTAAAGAGGTGCGAGGACAAGGTTTATTAATCGGAATTGAGTTTAACTCTCCGGAAAAAAGTGTCTTAAACAAACTGTCTAAGGGAATGCTTGAAAAAGTAAGTCAGGAATACACTGGTGCTTTTGTGGCCGAAAAGCTGCAGAATGAATATCAAGTTTTAACTGCATTCACCTTGAATAATCCTAATGTTATTAGATTAGAGCCACCATTAATAGTTGACAAGGAACAAATTGACTATGTTGTGGATTCTCTAGATAAACTGCTAGACCACCATGGTGACTTTTTTAAGCTCGCCTTTTCAAGCGGTAAAAAGGCAGTATCATCCTTTTTTAAGCGTGATTAG
- the dusB gene encoding tRNA dihydrouridine synthase DusB, protein MGSFRNECQHMNKMKLGKLTLDNCIIVAPMAGVTDYPYRRILAKFSPGLICGEMVSAKGMVYGNKKTEEMVIHHNQGVHYSQQIFGSDPKVMADAAVKLENLGVDSIDVNMGCPAPKIVKNGEGSALLKKPHLAQEIVREIVNSVNLPVTVKIRKGFDRKSSDPLELALRLQEVGIKALAVHGRTCEQQYSGKADWEVVAKLKNYLDIPVIGNGDIFSSEDAVSALEMTACDGIMLGRGLMGNPWLIEQTKGMLIKDEKIESPEIHEIKNEMKSHFENAIKYYGESKGIAEMRKHISWYLKSLPGSTSIKDEVMRLTDVNQIWFSLNEYFQALEKKS, encoded by the coding sequence ATGGGAAGTTTTAGAAACGAATGTCAACACATGAACAAGATGAAGTTAGGAAAGCTAACTTTAGATAATTGCATCATTGTTGCACCTATGGCAGGAGTGACCGATTACCCTTATCGACGAATTTTGGCAAAATTTTCACCAGGCTTGATATGTGGTGAGATGGTGAGTGCCAAGGGAATGGTGTATGGCAACAAAAAAACTGAAGAAATGGTTATTCATCACAATCAAGGAGTGCATTATTCTCAACAGATATTTGGCAGTGATCCCAAGGTAATGGCAGATGCCGCAGTGAAACTGGAGAATTTAGGAGTTGACTCCATTGATGTAAATATGGGTTGTCCAGCTCCCAAAATAGTCAAAAATGGAGAGGGTTCAGCTCTGCTAAAGAAACCTCATTTAGCTCAAGAAATCGTCAGAGAAATAGTCAATTCAGTAAACCTTCCTGTGACGGTAAAGATTAGAAAGGGATTTGACAGAAAGTCGTCTGACCCACTGGAATTAGCTCTTAGATTGCAGGAAGTAGGAATCAAGGCTCTGGCAGTTCATGGGAGGACCTGTGAACAGCAATATAGTGGCAAAGCGGATTGGGAAGTGGTTGCTAAACTTAAAAACTATTTAGATATACCTGTTATCGGAAATGGAGATATTTTCAGCTCTGAAGATGCTGTGTCTGCTTTGGAGATGACTGCTTGTGATGGAATTATGTTGGGCCGTGGACTAATGGGAAATCCTTGGCTGATTGAACAGACCAAAGGAATGCTTATCAAAGATGAGAAAATTGAGTCTCCAGAAATTCATGAGATTAAAAATGAGATGAAAAGTCATTTTGAAAATGCTATTAAATATTACGGTGAGTCAAAAGGCATAGCTGAAATGAGAAAGCATATTTCATGGTATCTAAAAAGTCTTCCTGGAAGTACGAGCATCAAAGATGAAGTCATGCGGCTAACTGATGTAAACCAAATTTGGTTTAGTTTAAATGAATATTTTCAAGCTTTAGAAAAAAAGAGTTAA
- a CDS encoding complex I subunit 5 family protein — protein sequence MSFTDLVYSLPMLIVLFPLIMTGVIFLVEQKSIFGRNLLSVVTSAITFLMVAAMYPVVIKGEVIYYQLANLIPPFGISFMVDTLGFGLSLLASFIWMLVTIYSLEYMKKENYTGRYYPALSLTLSGSMGLFLAGDLFTMFIFFEIMSLVSYLLIIHNETKEALRAGYKYLIVTIIGGLFLFFGIIITFELSQTITLSEMGIISTPTSLAFAGFLSFVIGFGMKAGMVPLHIWLPEAHPVAPSPASALLSGIMIKTGAYGLIRIMFHVFDYQMILEANWHLILAVVAVITIFLGSAVAITQEDLKRRLAYSSIGQMGYILLGLAILTETAMTGDIFHIFSHAFMKSTLFLAAGAMIMKTGKKKIADLKGVGRAMPLTMLSFTIAALAMIGIPPLNGFISKWSLSLGALEAGQPYYVVILLISSLMNSVYYLPIINTAYFGKSEETDDDVESKGVISEAPMKMVMPVAILGFSCLILSLFPTNIPYELAQLAAKALINGNPF from the coding sequence GTGTCTTTTACAGATTTAGTATATAGTTTACCGATGTTGATTGTTTTATTCCCCTTAATTATGACTGGGGTTATTTTCTTAGTTGAACAAAAGTCGATATTTGGTAGGAATTTATTATCGGTGGTTACATCTGCCATAACTTTTTTAATGGTGGCGGCCATGTATCCTGTTGTTATAAAAGGTGAGGTTATTTATTATCAATTAGCAAACTTAATACCTCCCTTTGGAATTTCATTTATGGTTGATACTTTAGGATTCGGTTTGAGTTTGTTGGCTTCTTTTATTTGGATGTTAGTTACTATTTATTCCCTTGAATATATGAAAAAAGAGAATTATACAGGTAGGTACTATCCCGCATTGTCTTTGACCTTAAGCGGTTCTATGGGTCTATTTTTAGCGGGAGATTTATTTACAATGTTCATATTTTTTGAAATTATGTCTCTGGTCTCCTACTTATTAATAATCCATAATGAAACTAAGGAGGCTCTTAGAGCTGGATATAAATATTTGATTGTAACAATTATAGGTGGATTATTTCTGTTTTTCGGAATCATCATTACTTTTGAGTTAAGTCAGACAATTACTTTAAGTGAAATGGGAATAATTTCAACGCCTACTTCCCTAGCTTTTGCAGGTTTTCTTTCATTTGTGATCGGTTTTGGCATGAAAGCGGGAATGGTTCCGTTGCATATTTGGTTACCTGAAGCTCATCCGGTGGCTCCCTCTCCTGCAAGTGCTTTGCTATCTGGTATTATGATCAAAACAGGGGCCTATGGATTAATAAGAATCATGTTTCACGTCTTTGATTACCAAATGATACTAGAGGCGAACTGGCACTTGATTTTAGCAGTAGTTGCAGTCATCACTATTTTCTTAGGTTCCGCTGTGGCTATTACCCAGGAGGATTTAAAACGTAGGTTAGCGTACTCGAGTATTGGGCAAATGGGTTATATTTTACTAGGTTTGGCCATATTAACTGAAACTGCGATGACAGGTGATATTTTCCATATATTTAGTCATGCTTTTATGAAAAGCACCCTCTTTTTAGCCGCTGGCGCCATGATTATGAAAACGGGTAAAAAGAAAATAGCAGATCTAAAAGGTGTAGGTCGTGCCATGCCTTTAACCATGTTGTCTTTTACAATAGCAGCTTTAGCTATGATTGGTATACCTCCTCTTAATGGATTTATTAGCAAATGGTCATTGAGCTTAGGAGCTTTAGAAGCGGGACAACCATATTATGTCGTGATTTTATTAATAAGTAGTTTGATGAACAGTGTCTATTACTTACCTATAATTAACACTGCTTATTTTGGAAAAAGTGAAGAAACTGATGATGACGTAGAATCAAAAGGAGTGATTTCAGAAGCTCCTATGAAAATGGTAATGCCCGTTGCGATTTTGGGCTTTAGTTGTTTGATTTTAAGCTTATTCCCGACTAATATTCCTTATGAATTGGCACAATTGGCTGCAAAAGCCCTGATTAATGGTAATCCTTTCTAG
- a CDS encoding acyl-CoA dehydratase activase-related protein, translating to MTTKIGIPRALAYFTFFPLWITFFEQLNMDVMVSSESNKQVLDQGVKETVNDACIPIKIYHGHVKDLTGKVDYLFVPRLVSLDGEETVCPKFLGLPDMVRYSIEGLPPLIDERLDLRKGRFELWKFFYRIGRTFNKGFLEIFKAYQVACREYQKYRNLLTQGFTPQNAWEALRGEKNLDSNNNKTQSEDISIALLGYPYTIYDSYISVGLFERLKNMGVNVLTKDNVPPQELLKQRKNFSKEMFWYYSNQVARAALYYLDKPRVNGVIHVTAFGCGPDAMVDKLVELECKQNGVPFLTLSLDEHTGEAGVGTRVEAFVDMLKRKRGL from the coding sequence ATGACTACCAAAATAGGGATCCCACGGGCACTAGCTTATTTTACTTTTTTCCCTCTCTGGATTACTTTTTTTGAACAATTGAATATGGATGTTATGGTGTCTAGTGAGAGCAATAAGCAGGTTTTGGACCAAGGGGTAAAGGAAACTGTTAATGATGCTTGCATTCCTATAAAAATATATCATGGTCATGTTAAAGATTTGACAGGTAAAGTTGACTACTTATTTGTTCCTCGATTAGTGAGTTTAGATGGTGAAGAGACTGTGTGTCCTAAATTTTTAGGCTTACCTGATATGGTGAGATATTCAATTGAGGGGCTTCCTCCTCTCATTGATGAACGACTTGATTTAAGAAAGGGAAGATTTGAATTATGGAAGTTTTTTTATCGCATTGGACGTACATTCAATAAAGGTTTTTTGGAAATATTTAAAGCTTATCAGGTAGCTTGTAGAGAGTATCAAAAATATAGAAACTTACTGACTCAAGGCTTTACACCCCAAAATGCCTGGGAGGCATTAAGAGGGGAAAAGAATTTAGACTCTAATAATAACAAAACTCAATCAGAAGACATATCAATTGCATTGCTTGGATATCCTTATACAATATATGACTCTTATATTAGTGTTGGTTTGTTTGAGCGATTAAAGAATATGGGGGTTAATGTCTTAACAAAGGATAATGTACCGCCTCAAGAGCTGCTCAAACAAAGAAAGAATTTTTCGAAAGAGATGTTCTGGTATTATAGTAATCAGGTTGCACGAGCGGCTTTGTATTATTTAGACAAACCAAGAGTGAATGGTGTGATCCATGTGACGGCTTTTGGCTGTGGTCCCGATGCTATGGTCGATAAATTAGTAGAATTAGAATGCAAACAAAATGGAGTTCCTTTCTTGACACTATCTTTAGATGAACACACCGGAGAAGCTGGTGTAGGTACTAGAGTAGAAGCCTTTGTGGATATGTTGAAGAGAAAGAGGGGATTATAA
- a CDS encoding acyl-CoA dehydratase activase has product MKAIYLGVDVGSVSTNFVALDENYQVLASQYLRTKGEPIKAIQTGLRNIGEELGNDVEVKGVGSTGSARTLAGVILGADTVKNEITAHAVAASQQVPEVKTVLEIGGQDSKIIILREGVVVDFAMNTVCAAGTGSFLDHQSERLGVPIEEFGEKALMSDSPVRIAGRCSVFAESDMIHKQQMGHETIDIIRGLSEALVRNYLNNVGKGKEILSPIVFQGGVAANRGIKAAFEQELESEVVVPNFFNVMGAIGAAILAKDASKDKGETSFRGFQASDLRYQASSFECSSCPNMCEIVNIKSEEQLLARWGGRCEKWEVLETNVNT; this is encoded by the coding sequence ATGAAGGCAATTTATTTAGGTGTAGATGTTGGTTCTGTTAGTACGAATTTTGTTGCTTTGGATGAAAATTATCAAGTCCTAGCCAGCCAGTACTTGAGGACTAAAGGTGAACCTATTAAAGCTATTCAAACCGGACTTCGTAACATTGGGGAAGAACTGGGAAACGATGTAGAAGTAAAAGGAGTAGGTAGTACAGGAAGTGCCCGAACTTTGGCCGGGGTCATTTTAGGTGCAGATACTGTCAAAAATGAAATCACAGCTCATGCGGTGGCTGCTTCTCAACAAGTTCCCGAGGTTAAAACTGTTTTGGAAATTGGTGGTCAGGATTCAAAAATTATTATTTTAAGAGAAGGTGTAGTTGTAGACTTTGCCATGAATACTGTATGCGCAGCTGGGACGGGGTCTTTCCTTGATCATCAATCAGAGCGATTAGGGGTTCCCATTGAGGAATTTGGGGAAAAAGCTTTAATGTCAGATAGTCCAGTACGCATTGCCGGGAGATGTTCTGTCTTTGCAGAGTCAGACATGATCCATAAACAGCAAATGGGGCATGAAACAATAGATATAATCCGAGGACTAAGTGAAGCATTAGTTCGAAATTATCTTAACAATGTAGGTAAAGGGAAAGAGATACTGTCACCAATTGTGTTTCAAGGTGGGGTAGCGGCAAATCGTGGTATTAAAGCTGCCTTTGAACAAGAACTTGAGTCGGAAGTGGTAGTACCTAATTTTTTCAATGTTATGGGCGCCATAGGTGCTGCCATTTTAGCTAAGGATGCTTCCAAAGATAAAGGAGAAACAAGTTTCAGAGGTTTTCAAGCTAGTGATCTAAGATATCAGGCCTCAAGCTTTGAATGCAGCAGTTGTCCTAACATGTGTGAAATTGTCAATATCAAAAGTGAAGAACAGTTATTGGCTCGATGGGGTGGGCGATGTGAAAAATGGGAAGTTTTAGAAACGAATGTCAACACATGA
- a CDS encoding phosphatidylglycerophosphatase A yields MEYNELYQATLAMLKERGVDLDEIAELVLDLQKPYLPKLTLEDARDSVDAVLEKREVQNAILTGIYLDIASEKGDVDEPLQSLLLTDDPLYGVDEILALSIVNIYGSIGLTNFGYLDKEKPGVIDKINKEKGGKVNTFLDDLICAIAASSASRIAHRARDGEFDRD; encoded by the coding sequence ATGGAATATAATGAATTATACCAGGCAACTCTTGCCATGTTAAAAGAAAGAGGAGTTGATCTGGACGAAATTGCTGAACTGGTATTGGATTTGCAAAAACCATACTTACCAAAGCTGACTCTGGAAGATGCTAGGGATAGTGTTGATGCAGTACTAGAGAAAAGAGAAGTACAGAATGCTATTTTAACAGGGATTTATTTGGATATTGCTTCGGAGAAGGGAGATGTGGATGAACCTTTACAGTCACTTCTACTTACTGATGATCCATTATACGGGGTTGATGAAATCCTAGCCCTCAGTATAGTCAATATTTATGGCTCTATTGGTTTAACTAACTTCGGTTATCTTGATAAAGAGAAACCAGGAGTGATTGATAAGATTAATAAAGAAAAAGGAGGAAAGGTCAATACTTTTTTAGATGACCTAATTTGTGCTATAGCAGCTTCATCAGCTTCTAGGATAGCACATAGAGCCAGAGATGGAGAGTTTGACAGGGATTAA
- a CDS encoding helix-turn-helix domain-containing protein has translation MDIEYIRVGEKLININKIEDKVRKLLNLRAQGYSQKEVSNKLEIDRTFVSRVESMGEVRKGGGIAVIGFPIKNKDELLKICDNYGVEYCFLMTDQERWTWLKNKSGEMLINRIMELVYEVRVYDIVVVLGSNYRINLIKALLNKEVIGLKIGESPIEKDVYVSSEKFAKVLDDLV, from the coding sequence ATGGATATTGAATATATAAGAGTAGGGGAAAAACTAATTAACATAAATAAAATAGAAGATAAAGTAAGGAAACTCCTAAATTTAAGAGCCCAGGGTTACAGCCAAAAAGAGGTGAGTAACAAGCTTGAGATAGATAGAACTTTTGTATCAAGAGTGGAAAGTATGGGAGAAGTTAGAAAAGGTGGCGGAATAGCTGTTATTGGTTTTCCGATAAAAAATAAAGACGAACTTTTGAAAATATGTGATAACTATGGGGTAGAGTATTGTTTTTTAATGACCGATCAGGAACGATGGACATGGTTAAAAAACAAATCCGGTGAGATGTTAATTAATAGGATCATGGAATTAGTCTACGAAGTCAGAGTTTATGATATAGTCGTTGTATTAGGTTCTAATTATCGTATTAATTTAATTAAAGCTCTATTAAACAAAGAAGTTATTGGTCTTAAAATCGGTGAATCGCCAATTGAAAAAGATGTATACGTCTCATCTGAAAAGTTTGCAAAGGTATTAGATGATCTTGTCTAA